In Colletotrichum destructivum chromosome 1, complete sequence, the sequence TTTGAGTCGACATCAACCTTGCCGGTGTCCAGGAGCATCTTGACGACTGCCTCCCTATTACACAAGACTGCCAATAGAAGTGGCGTACATCCATCATTATCTTTCGAGTCGATTTCAACCTCGCCAGTCTCGAGGAGTAATTTGACGATTGCCTCGTACCCATTCATGGCGGCCCATGATAGTGATGCCTGACCTTGCTTTGAGCGGATCTTAATCTTGCCTGTGTCGAAGAGCATCTTATCTTTTGAACCGACCTCTACCAAGCGTGTGTTGAGGGTGATCTTGATGGGGTTGGAGATGTAGCTTTTGTTGTTCTTAAATACAGTACTGtacgcacacgcacacacacacatttAATTACGCCCGGCGGCAAAGCCGAAAGGGCAACCCAAGCTGGTTACACGTACATTTCTGACTTTGTGTCCTGGTCTCCTTGCAGCCATACTGCCTCCACTTTCTGCTTACTCCTCCATTTTCTGCCTTCTCGCTTCGAATAAAGTACACTTATGGGCATATGTCACTTCACGTATTTGTCGAATCTGATGACTTTGAGCTGCTTGCTAGGGCCAAAACCGGATGTCAGCAAGTACAGTCGCATAACGTTTCTGCTCACTCGCATTGTCACCCAGCACGTTGGCTCCATAGTTCGTTTAAATCAGGCAGCCATCGCTATTTTTGGCGATTTGGGGAGCACATTACGGCTGTTCTTGGCTTTCGAAACACTGAGAGCATGTTCAGAGGAGGAAGCAACATATCCCCCTAACTGCAATCAAATTCATGATTTTGATCCATCTCAAAATCCGCTGATACATCATTCGCAGCCACCCGCTTGCCGTCATGGGAGACCGTAAAGTCGAGGCTGCTCCCGTAACTGATTATCTCTGTGTCCCATTCGAGTCGATAGAAAACTCTCCCGATAGGGTTGGTGAAAGTTGGTAAAGACTCAAAAATCAATCTTTCTGTTCCAAGTGATGGTACAACACAATTGTTTGACTCTTGAGTCTTTGCGATTAGGAGCAGGTGATGAGGCGGAGTAGTACAGTATCTCGGTGAATCTTTTGGGAGGATTCTCAGAAAGGCAGTAGTAGCTATGACGGATAGCCTTGGTGTCACTGACATCGGTGCTCTACTCATGTGTTTAGAATAGACATTATGGCACCAGTCATCCATATCATACCTGCATTAGGAGCCATTGCACTTGGTTGTGTGCTTTTCACTTCATTTCCTTGGTGTTTCACGTTCTATCAATCTTCAAATGGACTTTTGCGTCGCAGATTGGATTGGCGACTGTTCCATAGGTGAGCCGTGCGATTTTTGACTTCACTGCCATTGAAAGACCTGTGAATATACTACGCCGAGCCAGCCCTTGCATCACAGCACCCCGACATATGTGCACTCCAGCTGTATTTAGCAGCATAAATTCTCACAGAGTGTTGCAGTGCTTACGGCCTAGACCCTTGCGATTGTAGAACTTCTGCGTCACCAGTGGCAACTTCTCGAGCAAGGTGGTTGCAGAGGTACGGGCAGCGGCCAAAGCCTCCCACGAGGATGATGTACTCGCAAGCGTCAGTGATAAGTCTTGCAAGGCTTTGAGATTGACTATTACCTTTGAAGTCTTGTCGTAATTCAGTTCAATTGCTTGGGCCTGTTCTTTGACTATTAGTTCCTCAACTTGTTTGGCGATCTTTCGAAACACTGGGTCCAAGTCCGCATGATTGAGTATCAGTGTTTGTTTCCGCAAGGTGCTGCTGTTTCCGTTGGTTTGGCGAAATCCTGGTTGATTGAGTAATGCATTCAATAGAATGATTCCAAGGTTGGACTTTACCTTTTCATTATCTGAGCGCGTTTGCCGCTCTCCCGCACTCATTCACTTCGCGCCTACGTCTCGCCAATGTTCAAGCAAAACAGATACATCCACATCACAGAACATCGACTTTAAAACTCTTGAATCCAGGCTGACAGCTGTCACAAAGACCCTCAAGGGATAATGCAAGAACCGTTCGGTAGGCCAGACCTGCGCCCGCAACAAACATCAAGCTGGGTATCCTGGCCCTCCTTCCAGACGACAAGGCTGCTCTTGTGTAGATAAACAAAAATGGCTACTCTTTTGGCGTTAGTGCGTATAGATCGTGGGTGCTCACGCCGACTAGAGAGCGCTTTCGCTTCTTTTGAGTGGGTGGAGGTAGAGGAGTTGGTCCAGGACTCCAGACGTCTTGGAGATCCCGAGAGGTtaacgtcaacaaccccttattcgtccaccccccttattcgtcaccCCGCACGACGCGTAATCCTATGATCATGATTTCTACCCCCTCATTTCAAACTATTATAACAATTGCAATTATTACTCAAACAACATCAATCTTTCACTACAGACTACTCTTATCATTATGAGTCAATATACCGAAAATCAGATCCAACAGGCCCTTATTGCTGTTACTGATGGCAAGTCTGTCAGGAGGGCTGCAATTGAATGGGGGATTCCTCGATCAACACTGGAGTATCGCATGCGAGGCTGCCAAACCAGATCTATAGGCAATAACTATCGCCAGCGATTATCGACTGATCAAGAGCATCATCTAAGtgaatgggtgcgaatccagcatgccctacGCCTTCCACCAACCCATCGCCAGCTGAAGGActttgcagaaaggatccttcaGATCAGTGGCGATAGCCAGCCTATTGGAAAGAACTGGATCCAGGCCTTTATCAAAAGGAACCCATCTATCAAGGTTAAAAGAAGCCGATCTATCGATTCCAACCGTGTTAATGGAGCAACTGCTGATATCATCAGACCATGGTTTCAGCatctcgccataccagaaGTCAGGGCTATAAAGCCACGTAATCGATATAATATCGACGAGACTGGAATCCTTGAGGGCAAGGGATCTAACGGCCTAGTCCTTGGATGTGCTGAAGTGAAGGCAGTCCAGcggaaacagcctggatcgcGAGCCTGGACCTCTATGATCGAGTGTATCTCTGCTGATGGGCATGCTCTGCCGCCCCTTGTTATATTCAAGGGTAAATCAGTCCAacagcagtggtttcctcttgatcttggcccttataCCACCTGGACCTTCACAGCAACTGAGAATGGCTGGACAACAGACGAGACAGCAGTCACGTGGCTGAAGGAGGTGTTTATTCCATTGACAGGGGCAGGGGGCAAGGCGGAGGCAAGGCTGATGATCCTGGATGGCCACAGCAGCCACGTTTCAACAGACTTCATGTGGCTATGCTATCAAAACAACATCTACCTACTTTTTCTGCCACCTCACACCTCacacgtcctccagcctcttgatcagTCATTCTTTGGGCCTCTGAAGGCTGCCTATAGGAAGCAACTAGGGTACTTGGACCTCTGGAACGATTCAACTGTTGTGGGCAAGAGAAACTTCCTTGGCTGCTATGGAAAGGCACGTCTGGCAGCTCTGACAGGGCAGAATATCACTAGTGGGTGGAAGTGGACAGggttatggcctgtctctgccAGTTATCCCCTTAGGAATCCTTTGGTGCCTGACAACAGCCCTTCAGCACTAAATCAGCAGCCTCAGAGTAGGTCTGCTGATGACTGGGACTCTCATACGACTATAGTCACGTGGAATACACCAAGGAAGCCAGCTGAGCTCAAGGATCACCTGGACTTATACAGCAAGTTGGATAACAGCAGCAatagcaacaacagcacccaacGGCTGTTATTCAGAAAGGTCCAAAAGGCCTTTTATGATAAGGATTATCAGCTGGGAGCTGCCCAGCTGAAGATCAGCATGATGGAGTCCCAGATGGACAGcataaggaagaggaaacgtAAGGCAGTTAAGATAGACCCCAACACTAAGTTTGCAAGGATCAAAGACATCCACAGGGCTCaaattgaggctggcgaagtCAGCGATGGTCTAGATGAAACCGGCGGTAGTAGAAGCCCTAGTGGAAGTGTTGgcagctgtattgtagtagcTGATAATTAGTTGTGTTAATTTCAGCGATTAATAGTTATGTTGTGATGCTTATGATGCGGggtgacgaataaggggggtggacgaataaggggttgttgacgttacCTGGCCGCCGGTCCCGCATTGTTCTGGCTGGGGGAGACCGGAAGGCCCGCATATAGCGGGCCTAACCATTGCCTTGGCGAAGCGCGACCCAAACGCTTATGCCCGCAGCTGGAATCGAACCAGCCCCCTTAAAAAAGGGGTTGCCAGACGCACGCCACTGCGCCATGCGGGCTAGGTCcgatggggtcgagcggaccagtcgggtagagggtgggccactgctgcctcctcgccaaggtcgctgggcagtagaccagatgatctacgtcctttgcctccccgtGGAAGCAGGCTAGCAAGGCTTCTTAACAGACAAATATGCATGTCAATATCGCGAGGAGACATCAATTGCCGAGAGGCGAGAGGGGAAGATTGAGTGATGTTATCAGTTCAAACTCCGCTAGCCTGCGCCCTCGAGCTTTCACTAATCCGCATCGCGGGAAGAAATTAACACGCGTTAGCGTTGACTTCTGTTACTTTTTACTTATTTTCATCACAACAGGAAATTTGCACACGTTCATTCTCAAATCTGTGGGTTTTTACTTATTTATTTCGCAAAAGGAAATCCCCGCCGGCTTTCTCTAGAATCTACTCATTTGCATCCGGCAAGGAAATTGACGCGCGTTCTCTTCGCAATTTTAATGCCGCATGCGCACCCGGACTCTGCTGGGTGGTAAACATGGCCTGACTTTCATGTGTTTGCTTGTGATAATTAAGCCGAAGCAGCGGCAAGGGTTGAATTGCCGCAGACCAAAACGCAATCCACCATTTGTCAGACCAATAGTATTCATGCAGTTGCATTGCCGTGGAACATACTCGAGAAACATCGCTTTGCCTATCTTCTCCTGTCCAATGGGGTTGTATGGGCGCTGTGCACCCTGTTGTCGTGATTCAGTTGTGCATAGGAGAATTTTTGTGTTTACGCGGTTGATGGCCCCGGTCATATCCTTCACCTGTCAGTAGGGGCAAAGTCGACCAAGTCTTGCCCAGCCACACATACGGCTTGATGGGTGCCATTATCCACCCATATGTGCTCTTTCGCATATGCCATCTACATGGCCCTACCAGTTGACATGTAGGGTTGCGCGGAAGGCAGCGTGGCCGAGTTATCTCATCATCCCTCTCTGGCGCACGTCTCTCCAGGAAGGTGTTTCGAATTCGCCGGCTGTCAATGTGACGGACTTGAATTTAGTCTTAATTCCACCAGAACCGTGAGGGACAGCGCGCAACTTGACTTGTTGTTGCCGCAAAAGGACTGGCTGCGAATGATAGGTATGGTTTCGAACACTTTGAAAAGAAAGTATGCCTTGCTACAGTAGCCTTTGGTGAAATTTGTTGTGATGGAACTCTGGCTGGGAACAACTGCTCTAAGCCGGACTGGTTGCCTGATTCACCCTAAAGAGGAAACTGCCTCGCCACGACTTGTACTAGCTTTGTTAGACAATCGACGTCAATTCGATGCACTACGACTGGGGTTCTGTCAGAATGAAGTGGCACGGATATGAGGATGTCCGTGCCAAGTAACTGAGTTTCTACGATGTATCACCACGTACGTAGTTGGCTCTGACTCGGCTAGACGGTTCTAGACGATTAGCCCGTAAAAGGGTATTCCTCCTGACATTGTGCCTGTGAGTGCACTGAACAGATACACCTACAAGCACAAGATAAGCACTTCACGCAACTCGACAGGTTAATTGATCAAAGAGTGTTTGTTGTGCTCGATTCAGGGATGCTCTCGTTTCTTTCCAGTCGCCTCGGGGCTTTGTCTTGTATGTTCCTGTTACCATGCATTCCTGCTTGTAGTTACAACATGGAAAACGCGGTCTCAGCAACCTTTTCTCCAAACCTAACATTCTCAGCACCTGCGCCTTTGGGAAACTCTCAGCCCTGCCATCCCTGGCGACCTCTTCGTCGCCTATGGATAATGGGGTTGAAGTGAATCCCGGGCCTGTACAGACAAGGTTCAGGACCCTAGGCTCTTTTGCCCCTCAGTGGTGCGTGCTTGCCAACGCAATCCCGGGTGGGCCATACTCCCATCTACCAACACATGGCACGAGCCGTAAGGAGTCCGGGAATCCTTGTGGCCCGTGCAGGGAGAGTGACAGAATccttgcatgcttctatgcgagtcatggacataacccatccagaatggtctgactgtacttaaacaggccagcctgtcatttccacctggccctagctctgtaaCAGTTActaggatagcattaggcccacaagcctgtggtaATTCCATCCGttctttagtacgaataagacactcttttctgctcactcatatatgcatattccgctggccaccctgactaaccgtcagaGAGGATGTTGGTCTACGTAATAAAGTGTCAGGCCAACAGCGTAGCAGCCAGCAATACTAGGCATATTGGTCTATTGCCTACAACGAGTGGTGTGCTGTCGACACGTCTATTTAACGCAAAAAAACGAAACAGACCAAGGTACATGGCCACAATGCTGGTATCCCTTATTACACTAGAGAATCAAGCATGAATTGAACGCCTGACTCGGACATGCATTGTCCGGGTTTAACATCAAGTCAGTCAGCCCCCAAGTGCTCTAATTCCAGTTTGTCGGTCCTTGCATCCACGGAGGATCTTATCAGTGTACGCATTCTTCTGTTTTCACATTCTGTAAGGCGGCGAGATTGACACATGACAGGAGCCCAATCATGCTGTTTAGTCCCTTTGATGCACTCGGTCTATCGTGGGGAGCGTACGATTCCAGACAGATTAAACTGGCGTACAAACGAGCAGCTCTCGTATGTCATCCGGACAAACGAAATCAGAATGACATTAGACCACATCGTTGGCCCCAGATGTGGCATTTAGAACAAGCCAGGGACTATCTCTTACACGCCAGAGCGGAAGCGCTCGAGAAGTTCAAGGGATTTCCACAAACATTCTTTTCACACAAAGACGAGCTTCCATATTTCCGGGTCCCGCAGCCACTGCCAGATCACTTGGGACATTGTGAAATCTGTGAAGTTGTTGTTCTTTTGAACGAGTTTAACGAGCATCTGAGAGAACACCAGCAGACGATCTGTTCGGTATGCGACAAGAGAGTACCGCTAGATGATATTGGCGACCACGTTACGAGACTTCACGGATACCGGACATGCCACCATTGTGGAACACACAGGGAGCCCTCCGAGCACCAGGATCACATTGTGAACTACCACCAATGCCCACTGTGCGATGTGGATGAGCCTTTCATTATCGACCATCTTGTGGAGGCCCACCAACTTTATAAATGCGATGATTGCGGGGGCAACAATCCGGTAACTCACCTCATTACTGTACATCCCGCATCGGAGTGCACTGGGTGTGGTCAAATGATATTTGACGATTCCATGCTAGATCACCTGCGGAAAGATCATGGGCTGACGCTGTGTCGTACCTGCCACGTTTGGGAGACGGTCACCGAGCTCTGGGGCCATGTTTTCACTAACCATGGGCTCGACCGCTGTCTCCTTTGCATGGCTTCGTTCGTGGAAGGCGGCTTGGACGCTCATCTGGTTCAAATCCACGATATCCGACCATGCGTTTCCTGTCCCCCAGGACGATCTTTTGACATGGAACACGTCCTCGATCAACACGGCGCAGAACAATGTACGGAATGCAATACCAGCATCCAGTCGGACCGTGTTCGGGCGCATCTCATCGCTCAGCACAAATGGCTTCTGTGTGATGTTTGTGGCCTGACGAGCCCCAACCTACGAGTTCTCGGAGAACACCAAGAACAACACCCAATCTGCGACATCTGCAACGAACGGGTCGCTCAGGAAATATTCCAGAGACATCTCAAGGACAGGCACGGACTGATATGTTGCCCTCTGTGCGACAAAGCGTTCTCCCCGGCAGGCTTACCTCGGCATTTTCAAATGGTTCACAACCAGACAGAATTGTGCCCAGACTGCCACTTTACAGGGACCAAGGACGACCTCAACCACCATGTCATCGAATCGCACGGGTGGCTTCACTGCCGTTTCTGCGATGAGATTTGCCCTGACATAGAGCTACGGACCAGCCACGAGGAAAATGTACACGACGTGCACCCTTGCTGGCACTGTGATCAAGTGATTTCCGAAGGCCAAATGCGGTCGCATCAGATCGAAGAGCATGGCTACACGAGTTGCTCTTTCTGTCCGTCATTGTCGAAGGACATTTCGTCGCATATTCAAAGACATCAGGAAGAAGCGGCCCCGATTCACCACCAACTATCCGTCTTCAACGATAAGCTTCAGCAACTAGCAGCTCTTGGACCTCGTTCAAAAGTGCATTTGCAACAGGCTGCAGAGTACATTCAGAAAGCCCTCCGTGTTGAGAGCCAGGTCACCGCTCTGAACCATCGAGGAGTTGTTTCCCCGGAGCGTGCACAACCACCCCAGACCCAAGGTGTACCTCTCTCATCTGTCAGGACAGAACAGCCTTTGTCCTCTGA encodes:
- a CDS encoding Putative DnaJ domain, Zinc finger C2H2-type, Chaperone J-domain superfamily, whose product is MLFSPFDALGLSWGAYDSRQIKLAYKRAALVCHPDKRNQNDIRPHRWPQMWHLEQARDYLLHARAEALEKFKGFPQTFFSHKDELPYFRVPQPLPDHLGHCEICEVVVLLNEFNEHLREHQQTICSVCDKRVPLDDIGDHVTRLHGYRTCHHCGTHREPSEHQDHIVNYHQCPLCDVDEPFIIDHLVEAHQLYKCDDCGGNNPVTHLITVHPASECTGCGQMIFDDSMLDHLRKDHGLTLCRTCHVWETVTELWGHVFTNHGLDRCLLCMASFVEGGLDAHLVQIHDIRPCVSCPPGRSFDMEHVLDQHGAEQCTECNTSIQSDRVRAHLIAQHKWLLCDVCGLTSPNLRVLGEHQEQHPICDICNERVAQEIFQRHLKDRHGLICCPLCDKAFSPAGLPRHFQMVHNQTELCPDCHFTGTKDDLNHHVIESHGWLHCRFCDEICPDIELRTSHEENVHDVHPCWHCDQVISEGQMRSHQIEEHGYTSCSFCPSLSKDISSHIQRHQEEAAPIHHQLSVFNDKLQQLAALGPRSKVHLQQAAEYIQKALRVESQVTALNHRGVVSPERAQPPQTQGVPLSSVRTEQPLSSDEPGEGSPFRTTEKCYSNRGADDDNSLRRSGRQQSGCKRTPAHSLGSRVPYRKKPRNSVAQTNGLDGLLKDVTRKETVRGFVEVVTSSNHSFDRLQLQEIRHASQGTYRSLSLISRYVEKCERGVGLTKMCQYYALMQMAQLLDRTKEESGRQRVDSAELDKILEHRKRENNDYNRNKLRNQIQLGRKLQRIVGPFVGLLCFLAVGQADLGKSLSFTDGELKRFHSQIRGHGNLWTAGSRYLRLLHNGTTQGTQEIKEITGLVHSSNCW